CACTGGTCACGTCCTGAGCGCTGAACGCATGAAGTCCATCGTCGATCACGCGCGAAAGATCGGCGCCATCGTCGCAAGCGATGAGTGCTACTACGAACTGGCGTGGGATGCCCAACCTGTGTCAGTCCTGCACCCTTCGGTATGCGGACCCAGTCATGACGGCGTACTGGCCCTGCATTCTCTATCGAAGCGATCCAATTTCGCTGGCTACCGGTTTGGCTTCATCGCGGGTGACCCGGCATTGGTGAAGCAATTGCTGGAAGTGCGCAAGCACGGGGGGTTGATGGTCCCGGCGCCAGTGCAGCATGCGGCTGCTGTCGCCTATGCGGATGATGCCCATGTGCTCGTGCAGCATGAGCGTTATGGCAGGCGACGCCAGATGCTCAAAGCCGCCCTCATCGAAGCCGGATTTGTGGTTGACGACAGCGCTGCGGGCTTGTATCTCTGGACCACTCGTGGTGAGCCCTGCTGGCAGACCGTTGCCTGGTTTGCTGAGCGCGGGGTGCTCGTCACTCCTGGCGACTTTTATGGCCAAGCAGGTGCCCATCATGTGAGAATTGCACTGACTGCCACCGACGAGGCGATAGCCCAAGTCCCAGCCCGGTTGGCCTTGTGACTCTCCCCACTGTGCACCGGGATAGCGCAGCATGAACAGCAGTCTGTAGTGTCGGCTCGCCGAGAAGGAGAAGACGTGTCTGAATACGCAGTGAAGTACCCAGGTGGCGAGCTCGACCTCCCAGAGGTCACGTCAACCGTAGGTGAACCTGGTTTGAACATCGCCCCCTTCATGAAGACCACAGGTCATGTGACCTTTGACATCGGATTCCTCAATACCGCAGCCTGTTCGTCGGCCATCACCTTCATTGATGGCGATGCCGGCATCCTGCGTTATCGCGGATATCCGATCGAGCAGCTCGCCGAACAGTCAACGTTCCTGGAGACCGCCTACCTCCTCATCTACGGAGAACTGCCTACGGCGGCGGCGCTTGCTGAATTTGAAGCCGAGATCAACAAGTACCTCGTCGTGCCTGAGGGCCTCAAGGCTCTCTATGCGGGCTTCCCTCGCGATGCGCATCCGATGTCGATTCTGTCTGCGGCTGTCTCCGCTTTGTCGACCTACTACCAGGATGAATTGGACCCCTTCGAAAAGGATCAGGTCGAAATCTCAACCTTCCGACTTCTTGGTGCGCTTCCCACCATCGCCGCGTACGCCTACAAGCATTCCCTTGGCGAGAAGTTCGTTGATCCCGATCCATCACTTGGGTACGTCGCAAACTTCCTG
This window of the Actinomycetota bacterium genome carries:
- the dapC gene encoding succinyldiaminopimelate transaminase, coding for MGRAHKLPDFPWDLLAPYSRQAATHPLGIVDLSVGTPVDPTPAIIQQALIDAANAPGYPTAHGTLEVRASCAAWMQRILGADVDPQSILPTIGSKEAVAWLPTLLGLGADDHIVIPRVAYPTYAVGGALSGARVTATDQPESIFDAALIWLNTPANPTGHVLSAERMKSIVDHARKIGAIVASDECYYELAWDAQPVSVLHPSVCGPSHDGVLALHSLSKRSNFAGYRFGFIAGDPALVKQLLEVRKHGGLMVPAPVQHAAAVAYADDAHVLVQHERYGRRRQMLKAALIEAGFVVDDSAAGLYLWTTRGEPCWQTVAWFAERGVLVTPGDFYGQAGAHHVRIALTATDEAIAQVPARLAL